A stretch of the Bordetella genomosp. 8 genome encodes the following:
- a CDS encoding MmgE/PrpD family protein, with protein MSKESRNPEVSISQRLARGILAAEPQKTAGAREVGRRMLLDIVGICIAARDQNYVEAAMAAIDGDGPCTVLGHGRRMGAEGAAFVNGIAAHGEDFDDTFEGGPVHAGVVIVPALLAAAERHGLSGQDFLRGLAVGSELMCRLCAVAPTKVHKAGFHPTAVFGVMGAVAGIGAALRLTERQLVDAFGIAGSMASGIIEYLSDGSWTKRMHPGWAAQSGYRAVRLALEGFKGPRTVFEGTHGLFHGFANTLDGDFDAMMADFGQKWIWETIAFKPYACGTMCHPYIDCAREFGKLGIDPASIVSIECEAAEGVLHRLWEPLDQKRSPPNGYAAKFSVPYAIAVAIVRGDAGLREYDDVIVKDAAILGVASKVSYVVDPQNPYPRQFTGHVRVKLDDGKVHEFRQGYFKGGAEHPLSDEDLTRKFQANCAYGGLGEAEARALLAHIDGAFERPTVDFAQARR; from the coding sequence ATGTCCAAGGAAAGCAGGAACCCGGAAGTCTCGATATCGCAACGCCTGGCGCGTGGCATCCTGGCGGCGGAGCCGCAGAAGACCGCCGGCGCCCGTGAGGTCGGCCGGCGCATGTTGCTGGATATCGTTGGCATCTGCATCGCCGCGCGAGACCAGAACTATGTCGAGGCTGCCATGGCCGCGATCGACGGCGACGGCCCCTGCACGGTGCTGGGCCATGGGCGCCGCATGGGGGCGGAAGGCGCGGCCTTCGTCAACGGCATCGCCGCGCATGGCGAGGATTTCGACGATACCTTCGAGGGCGGGCCCGTGCATGCCGGCGTGGTGATCGTGCCGGCCTTGCTGGCGGCCGCCGAACGCCACGGGCTTTCCGGGCAGGACTTCCTGCGTGGCTTGGCGGTGGGGTCGGAACTGATGTGCCGCCTGTGCGCGGTGGCGCCGACCAAGGTGCACAAGGCGGGCTTTCATCCGACGGCGGTGTTCGGCGTGATGGGCGCGGTGGCCGGCATCGGCGCGGCCTTGAGACTGACGGAACGGCAACTGGTCGATGCCTTCGGCATCGCCGGCAGCATGGCGTCGGGCATCATCGAATACCTGTCCGATGGATCGTGGACCAAGCGCATGCATCCCGGCTGGGCGGCGCAGTCGGGCTATCGGGCGGTGCGGCTGGCGCTGGAAGGCTTCAAGGGGCCGCGCACCGTTTTCGAGGGCACGCACGGCCTGTTCCACGGCTTCGCCAATACGCTGGACGGTGACTTCGACGCGATGATGGCGGATTTCGGCCAGAAGTGGATCTGGGAAACCATCGCGTTCAAGCCCTACGCCTGCGGCACCATGTGCCACCCCTACATCGATTGCGCGCGCGAATTCGGCAAGCTGGGCATCGATCCCGCGTCCATCGTCAGCATCGAGTGCGAGGCCGCCGAAGGCGTGCTGCATCGCCTGTGGGAGCCGCTGGACCAGAAGCGCTCGCCGCCGAACGGCTACGCGGCCAAGTTCAGCGTGCCGTATGCGATCGCGGTGGCGATCGTGCGGGGCGACGCGGGACTGCGCGAGTACGACGATGTGATCGTCAAGGACGCCGCCATCCTGGGCGTGGCGTCCAAGGTATCGTACGTGGTGGATCCCCAGAATCCCTATCCCAGGCAGTTCACCGGGCATGTGCGCGTCAAGCTCGATGACGGCAAGGTGCACGAGTTCCGGCAGGGGTATTTCAAGGGCGGCGCGGAACATCCGCTCAGCGATGAGGACCTGACGCGCAAGTTCCAGGCGAACTGCGCCTATGGCGGGCTGGGCGAGGCGGAAGCGCGCGCGCTCCTGGCGCATATCGATGGCGCCTTCGAGCGGCCCACCGTGGATTTTGCGCAAGCGAGGCGCTAG
- a CDS encoding ketopantoate reductase family protein: MDVCVFGAGAIGGFMAAHLAANLAAGDQANVSVIARGAQLAAIRQHGLRVISNGSDIVARPARAVDRPADLPPQDIVFVTLKACALPATAGAIAALLKPEGHAVFVTNGLTWWWKHGQPNPGPLPLLDPDGTLWNTLTPQRVLGCVVYAPNEVIEPGVVRHTGANRWIVGEPDNSDSARLRATVDLMTQAGLGGEASLDLRREVWAKLMLNAALNPLCALTRLPSNHLSADPELLAIGDGIIEELVAIAAAQGSDVADQAEKAHTALRRRPSGGNSGGAPTGGTRPSMLQDALAGRPTEVEAILGQSQAFAREAGIRCPRIDGVLPLMRGLDRSLRMPDA; the protein is encoded by the coding sequence ATGGATGTTTGCGTATTCGGCGCTGGTGCCATAGGCGGTTTCATGGCCGCCCACCTGGCGGCCAACCTGGCGGCCGGCGACCAGGCAAATGTATCGGTGATCGCCCGCGGCGCGCAACTGGCGGCGATCCGGCAGCATGGCCTGCGCGTGATTTCCAACGGCAGCGATATCGTCGCCCGCCCGGCGCGCGCGGTCGACCGGCCGGCGGACCTGCCGCCGCAGGACATCGTCTTCGTCACGCTGAAGGCCTGTGCCCTGCCCGCCACGGCCGGCGCGATCGCAGCCTTGCTCAAACCCGAAGGCCATGCCGTCTTCGTCACCAACGGCCTGACGTGGTGGTGGAAGCACGGCCAGCCCAACCCTGGCCCCCTGCCCCTGCTGGACCCGGACGGCACACTGTGGAACACGCTGACGCCGCAACGCGTGCTGGGCTGCGTGGTGTACGCGCCCAATGAGGTCATCGAGCCCGGCGTGGTGCGCCACACCGGCGCGAACCGCTGGATCGTGGGCGAGCCCGACAACTCGGATAGCGCCCGCCTGCGCGCCACGGTGGACCTGATGACGCAGGCCGGCCTGGGCGGCGAGGCCTCGCTCGACCTGCGCCGCGAGGTCTGGGCCAAGCTGATGCTGAACGCGGCGCTGAACCCCTTGTGCGCCCTGACGCGCCTGCCCTCCAACCACCTGTCCGCTGATCCGGAACTGCTGGCCATCGGCGATGGCATCATCGAAGAACTGGTCGCCATCGCGGCGGCGCAAGGCAGCGATGTCGCTGACCAGGCCGAGAAGGCGCACACGGCCCTGCGCCGCCGCCCTAGCGGTGGGAACAGTGGCGGCGCCCCGACAGGCGGCACGCGGCCATCCATGCTGCAGGACGCCCTGGCCGGCCGCCCCACCGAAGTGGAAGCCATCCTGGGACAGTCGCAGGCCTTTGCCCGCGAAGCCGGCATCCGCTGCCCGCGCATCGACGGCGTCCTGCCGCTGATGCGTGGGCTGGACCGGTCGCTGCGCATGCCCGACGCGTGA
- a CDS encoding helix-turn-helix domain-containing protein translates to MDRLITSAARALAAGDALGALNCVALREDPQALALRGIAMAQLTEFARARPLLRRAARGFGARNALARARCVVAEAEIALVSRDLAWPEKPLHAALAVLEASGDRMNAAHARHLHVRHLLLLGRLGDAEQAIAAIDTSAMTPASRAAHELAVAGIAMRRIRAKPAREALARAERAARNAGIPALAAEVETVARVLEAPAARLLVRDGERLLRLEEVEALLRSSTFVVDACRHAVVEGNVTVPLATRPVLFSLARLLAQAWPGDVSRDVLIEHAFRTRHGDDTHRVRLRVEIGRLRKALRGLADVAATPRGFALVPRAGRDVAVLAHPVDEPHAALLALLSDGESWSSSALAMALGTSQRTVQRALEALAARGQIQCLGQGRARRWAAPAPPGCTTTLLLPYPLLPD, encoded by the coding sequence ATGGACCGCCTCATCACCTCGGCTGCCCGCGCGCTGGCGGCCGGCGACGCGCTGGGCGCGCTGAACTGCGTGGCGCTGCGGGAAGACCCGCAGGCGCTGGCGCTGCGCGGCATCGCCATGGCGCAGCTGACGGAGTTCGCGCGTGCCCGGCCGCTGCTGCGGCGGGCGGCCCGCGGGTTCGGCGCGCGCAACGCCCTGGCCCGCGCGCGCTGCGTGGTCGCGGAAGCGGAAATCGCGCTGGTATCGCGTGACCTCGCCTGGCCGGAAAAGCCTTTGCATGCCGCGCTGGCGGTGCTCGAAGCCAGCGGCGACCGCATGAATGCCGCCCATGCACGTCATCTGCATGTGCGCCACCTGCTGCTGCTGGGCAGGCTGGGCGACGCGGAACAGGCCATCGCGGCCATCGATACCTCGGCCATGACCCCCGCATCGCGGGCGGCGCACGAACTGGCCGTGGCTGGCATCGCCATGCGCCGGATACGCGCGAAGCCGGCGCGCGAGGCGCTGGCGCGGGCCGAACGCGCCGCGCGCAACGCCGGCATTCCTGCCTTGGCGGCCGAGGTGGAAACGGTGGCGCGCGTGCTGGAAGCGCCGGCCGCGCGCCTGCTTGTCCGTGATGGCGAGCGCCTGTTGCGCCTGGAGGAAGTCGAGGCGCTGCTGCGGTCGTCCACCTTCGTGGTCGACGCCTGCCGCCACGCCGTGGTGGAGGGTAACGTGACGGTGCCCTTGGCCACGCGGCCCGTATTGTTCTCGCTGGCGCGACTGCTGGCCCAGGCGTGGCCCGGCGACGTCTCACGCGACGTCCTGATCGAGCATGCCTTTCGCACGCGGCACGGCGACGATACGCATCGCGTGCGTCTGCGCGTGGAGATAGGCCGGCTCCGCAAGGCGCTGCGGGGCCTGGCGGATGTCGCGGCTACGCCGCGCGGTTTTGCGCTGGTCCCACGGGCGGGGCGGGATGTCGCGGTGCTGGCGCATCCCGTCGACGAGCCACACGCGGCCTTGCTGGCCCTGCTGTCGGACGGCGAGTCCTGGTCCAGCTCGGCCTTGGCGATGGCGTTGGGCACGAGCCAGCGTACGGTGCAGCGCGCACTGGAAGCGCTGGCGGCGCGCGGCCAGATCCAATGCCTTGGCCAGGGCCGCGCGCGCCGATGGGCGGCGCCGGCGCCGCCCGGTTGCACGACAACCTTGTTACTCCCGTATCCCTTGCTGCCTGATTAG
- a CDS encoding Vgb family protein, which produces MNKPAEIIRELGPFPGVSAVHGLTFDGRHVWFASGDRLNCVDGESGATLRTIAVEANAGTAFDGEHIYQIAGERIQKIDPRTGQVAGSIPTPATGCSGMAWAEGFLWVAQYRERKIHQVDPATGKVLRSIESNRFVTGITWVDGELWHGTWEDDASEIRQICPETGKVIQQLDMPAGIHVSGMESNGRDLLFCGGGPSGKVRVVRRPG; this is translated from the coding sequence ATGAACAAGCCAGCAGAAATCATTCGCGAACTTGGACCCTTCCCCGGTGTGTCGGCCGTGCACGGCCTGACCTTCGATGGGCGGCACGTATGGTTCGCATCGGGCGACAGGCTGAATTGCGTGGACGGCGAAAGCGGCGCGACGCTGCGGACGATAGCGGTGGAAGCCAATGCCGGGACGGCGTTCGATGGCGAGCACATCTACCAGATCGCCGGGGAACGCATCCAGAAAATCGACCCGCGAACCGGCCAGGTCGCCGGGTCGATTCCCACGCCGGCCACGGGTTGTTCCGGCATGGCCTGGGCCGAAGGCTTCCTGTGGGTGGCCCAGTACCGCGAACGCAAGATCCACCAGGTCGACCCCGCGACCGGCAAGGTCCTGCGCAGCATCGAATCCAATCGCTTCGTCACCGGCATCACCTGGGTGGATGGCGAGCTGTGGCATGGCACCTGGGAAGACGACGCCAGCGAGATCCGGCAAATCTGTCCGGAAACCGGAAAGGTGATCCAGCAGCTGGACATGCCGGCGGGCATCCACGTTTCCGGCATGGAATCCAATGGCCGCGACCTGCTGTTCTGCGGCGGCGGCCCCAGCGGCAAGGTACGCGTCGTACGCCGGCCCGGTTAA
- a CDS encoding GNAT family acetyltransferase, giving the protein MHYPDFHIRPYQDGDEAAVIQLWRACGLTRPWNDPRKDIQRKLTVQAEWFLVGLEDNRVVASMMAGYDGHRGWINYLSVDPACRKRGYGKALVEAAEQRFIAAGCPKINLLIRGDNVQVQDFYRGLGFTQDDVVSYGKRLIPDTQEQAQG; this is encoded by the coding sequence ATGCATTACCCTGACTTCCATATCCGGCCTTACCAGGATGGCGACGAAGCGGCCGTCATCCAGCTTTGGCGGGCCTGCGGCCTGACGCGGCCCTGGAACGATCCGCGCAAGGACATCCAGCGCAAGCTGACGGTGCAGGCGGAATGGTTTCTGGTCGGCCTTGAAGACAACCGCGTCGTGGCCTCGATGATGGCCGGTTACGACGGCCATCGGGGCTGGATCAACTACCTGTCCGTCGACCCGGCCTGCCGCAAGCGCGGCTACGGCAAGGCGCTGGTCGAAGCGGCGGAACAGCGGTTCATCGCCGCCGGTTGCCCGAAGATCAATCTGCTCATACGCGGCGACAACGTCCAGGTCCAGGACTTCTATCGCGGCCTGGGTTTCACGCAGGATGACGTGGTCAGCTACGGCAAGCGCCTGATTCCCGATACGCAGGAGCAGGCGCAAGGCTGA
- the ptrR gene encoding putrescine utilization regulator PtrR yields MDLVQLEIFCAVAQHQSIAAAAEQIHRVPSNLTTRLKQLEADLGVDLFIRENNRLRLSATGRNFLGYAKNILSLVDQARSAVSGEEPAGSFPLGSLESTAAVRIPVILARFNARHPDVELELSTGPSGSMIDGVLEGRLVAAFVDGPIKHPAIDGIPVFDEEMVIIAPAQHAPVRRGRDAAGDTIYVFRDNCSYRHHFEKWFAEDKAIPGKVREIESYHTMLACVSAGGGLAVIPRAMLESMPGYLSVAAWPMHGRFSVLQTWLVWRRDTASRALDAFAAMLREHRQAAQDVQAA; encoded by the coding sequence ATGGACCTCGTACAGCTGGAAATCTTCTGCGCGGTCGCGCAGCATCAGAGCATCGCCGCCGCGGCGGAACAGATACACCGGGTTCCGTCCAACCTGACCACCCGGCTCAAGCAGCTGGAAGCCGACCTCGGGGTGGACCTGTTCATCCGGGAAAACAACCGGCTGCGGCTGTCGGCGACGGGCCGCAACTTCCTGGGCTACGCGAAGAACATCCTCAGCCTGGTCGACCAGGCACGCAGCGCGGTATCGGGCGAAGAACCCGCCGGCAGCTTCCCCCTGGGCTCGCTGGAAAGCACCGCCGCGGTCCGCATCCCGGTCATACTCGCCCGCTTCAACGCCCGCCATCCGGACGTCGAGCTGGAGCTCTCGACAGGCCCGTCCGGCTCGATGATCGACGGCGTGCTGGAAGGCCGCCTGGTCGCCGCCTTCGTCGACGGTCCGATCAAGCACCCCGCCATCGACGGCATCCCGGTCTTCGACGAGGAAATGGTCATCATCGCCCCGGCACAGCACGCCCCGGTACGGCGCGGTCGCGATGCGGCCGGAGACACCATCTACGTGTTCCGCGACAACTGCTCTTACCGCCACCACTTCGAGAAATGGTTCGCCGAGGACAAGGCCATCCCCGGCAAGGTGCGCGAGATCGAGTCGTACCACACCATGCTGGCCTGCGTCAGCGCCGGCGGCGGCCTGGCCGTCATCCCCAGGGCCATGCTGGAAAGCATGCCTGGATATCTGTCGGTGGCGGCCTGGCCCATGCACGGCAGGTTCTCGGTGCTGCAGACCTGGCTGGTCTGGCGCCGGGACACCGCCTCGCGCGCCTTGGATGCCTTCGCCGCCATGCTCCGGGAACACCGGCAGGCCGCCCAGGACGTACAGGCCGCGTGA
- a CDS encoding aldehyde dehydrogenase family protein produces MSNPTHAISINPATGEEIGAYPYDTQAVLHAVLDRAASAFGTWRLTSAADRCAMLKRLGEALRADIDRLAGMITAEMGKPIAQARGEIEKCAATCAWYAENGARMVAPEPTSVENDAAWIEFRPIGTVLAVMPWNFPIWQVIRSVVPALVAGNTYVLKHAPNVMGSAYLLREACARAGLPDGVFQVANLSNDLVSEAIADDRIAAVTLTGSVRAGAAIGAQAGQALKKCVLELGGSDPFIVLPDADLDEAVRAAVLGRFQNTGQVCAAAKRFIVHREVADAFTERFIAGAKALVVGSPTDAATYIGPMARFDLRDELHNQVQRSMREGAELLLGGRKLDGPGNFYEPTVLANVTAGMTSFREEMFGPVASIIRADDADHALALANDSQFGLTATVYAGDPQLARRLAARLEVGGVFINGYSASDPRVAFGGVKKSGFGRELSHFGVREFCNVQTVWLDRK; encoded by the coding sequence ATGTCGAACCCCACGCACGCCATCTCCATCAACCCCGCCACCGGAGAAGAAATCGGCGCCTACCCCTACGACACGCAGGCCGTCCTGCATGCCGTGCTGGACCGCGCGGCAAGCGCCTTCGGTACATGGCGCCTGACGTCGGCGGCCGATCGCTGCGCGATGCTGAAGCGCCTGGGCGAGGCGCTGCGGGCGGACATCGATCGCCTTGCCGGCATGATCACGGCGGAAATGGGCAAGCCCATCGCGCAGGCCAGGGGCGAGATCGAGAAGTGCGCCGCCACCTGCGCCTGGTACGCTGAAAACGGCGCCCGCATGGTCGCCCCCGAACCCACCAGCGTGGAGAACGACGCGGCCTGGATCGAGTTCCGGCCGATCGGGACCGTGCTGGCGGTGATGCCCTGGAACTTTCCCATCTGGCAGGTCATACGCAGCGTGGTGCCGGCGCTGGTCGCGGGGAATACCTATGTCCTGAAGCACGCGCCCAACGTCATGGGCAGCGCCTACCTGTTGCGCGAGGCCTGCGCCCGCGCAGGGCTGCCCGATGGCGTGTTCCAGGTGGCCAATCTGTCCAACGACCTGGTGTCCGAGGCGATCGCGGACGACCGCATCGCCGCCGTCACGCTGACCGGAAGCGTCAGGGCGGGCGCCGCGATCGGCGCGCAAGCCGGCCAGGCGCTGAAGAAATGCGTGCTCGAACTGGGAGGCTCCGATCCCTTCATCGTGCTGCCGGATGCCGACCTGGACGAAGCCGTGCGGGCCGCCGTCTTGGGGCGGTTCCAGAACACCGGGCAGGTCTGCGCCGCGGCCAAGCGCTTCATCGTCCATCGCGAGGTGGCCGATGCGTTCACCGAACGCTTCATCGCGGGCGCCAAGGCCCTGGTCGTGGGCTCGCCCACCGATGCTGCCACCTACATCGGCCCGATGGCGCGCTTCGACCTGCGCGACGAACTCCACAACCAGGTGCAACGCTCGATGCGGGAGGGCGCCGAGCTGCTGCTGGGCGGCCGCAAGCTGGACGGGCCGGGCAACTTCTACGAACCCACCGTGCTGGCCAATGTGACGGCCGGCATGACCTCGTTCCGCGAAGAGATGTTCGGCCCAGTGGCGTCTATCATCCGCGCGGACGACGCGGATCACGCCTTGGCCCTGGCCAACGACAGCCAGTTCGGCCTGACGGCGACGGTCTATGCGGGCGACCCGCAGCTGGCTCGCCGGCTGGCCGCCAGGCTGGAAGTCGGCGGCGTATTCATCAACGGCTATAGCGCCAGCGATCCCCGGGTGGCCTTTGGCGGCGTCAAGAAGAGCGGCTTCGGCCGCGAACTGTCGCACTTCGGCGTCCGTGAATTCTGCAATGTGCAGACGGTCTGGCTCGACCGGAAGTAG
- a CDS encoding helix-turn-helix transcriptional regulator, with product MSRAQRLLDLLQILRSHRYPVSGALLAGQLGISLRTLYRDIALLQEQGAHIEGEAGVGYVLRPGFLLPPLMFSEEEIQALALGSRWVWEHADNQLGQAARNALAKIAAVLPADLRHDFDDGTLFVVPGEQVADTTDVALIRESIRRERKLRIEYRDEHAAETARVIWPFALGFFDRVRIVAAWCELRQGFRHFRTDRIVALAAPGDRYPERRQSLMKTWRQMMSTATPE from the coding sequence ATGTCCCGCGCCCAAAGGCTGCTCGACCTTCTGCAGATCCTGCGCAGCCACCGTTACCCGGTGAGCGGCGCGCTCCTGGCCGGACAATTGGGCATCAGCCTGCGCACCCTGTATCGCGATATCGCGCTGCTGCAGGAGCAGGGGGCGCATATCGAAGGCGAGGCCGGCGTGGGCTATGTGTTGCGGCCGGGCTTCCTGTTGCCGCCCCTGATGTTTTCCGAAGAGGAAATCCAGGCGCTGGCGCTGGGATCGCGCTGGGTGTGGGAGCATGCCGACAACCAGCTGGGACAGGCGGCGCGCAACGCCCTGGCGAAGATCGCGGCAGTGCTGCCCGCCGACCTGCGGCACGATTTCGACGACGGTACGCTGTTCGTGGTCCCCGGCGAGCAGGTGGCGGATACGACCGACGTCGCACTGATTCGCGAGTCGATCCGACGCGAGCGCAAGCTGCGCATCGAGTATCGGGACGAGCATGCGGCCGAAACGGCGCGCGTGATCTGGCCCTTCGCCCTGGGGTTCTTCGATCGGGTGCGCATCGTGGCCGCATGGTGCGAATTGCGCCAGGGCTTCCGGCACTTTCGGACCGACCGCATCGTGGCCCTGGCGGCCCCGGGCGACCGGTATCCGGAGCGGCGGCAGTCGCTCATGAAGACCTGGCGGCAGATGATGTCCACCGCCACGCCGGAATGA
- a CDS encoding VOC family protein has product MPHPNYVLLFVENPILSAAFYASLLDCKPMEASPSFALFELSSGVRLGLWSRRDAEPMVISRGGGCELGIPVDDDQALHAMYANWKERGLAIVQPPTDMDFGRTFVALDPDGHRLRVFRLGATSVRRVEDEAIAA; this is encoded by the coding sequence ATGCCACACCCAAACTACGTTCTGCTTTTCGTCGAAAACCCCATCCTCAGCGCGGCGTTCTATGCGTCGCTGCTGGATTGCAAGCCGATGGAAGCTTCGCCGTCCTTCGCCCTGTTCGAATTGTCGTCAGGCGTCCGCCTGGGCCTGTGGTCGCGGCGCGATGCCGAGCCCATGGTGATCTCGCGTGGTGGCGGTTGCGAGCTGGGTATACCGGTGGACGACGACCAGGCGCTGCACGCCATGTACGCCAACTGGAAGGAACGCGGCCTGGCCATCGTGCAGCCGCCTACCGATATGGATTTCGGGCGCACCTTCGTGGCGCTGGATCCGGACGGCCACCGGCTGCGCGTGTTCCGGCTGGGCGCGACCAGCGTCAGGCGTGTCGAGGACGAGGCCATCGCCGCGTGA
- a CDS encoding methyl-accepting chemotaxis protein gives MRDTALLLEASYRRVDRAMLPLLWALFIIALCLAPQYGRWTSALAVGVPAVLLPTLLIVWLPSRLFTRLTVATALMVFAALQIHLLSGMTEMHFGVFVLLSLLLAYRDWRPIACAAVVIAIHHVSFNFLQQWGYSVSCFTQPGLRIVALHAAYLVVQAGALGWLAWRMEKDAVAAEELARLSAHLGREAGVFDLRFGRLDLNSELAGAFKNTMDAVHRTLNHVRVNALAMSGATRELTQGNAELEQRTRTQADSLQRTVASMQMLADNVHNNASNANTAAQLAVAARQVAGTGSQAVTEVAGVMGEIRQEAQKISEITGLIDSIAFQTNILALNAAVEAARAGESGRGFAVVASEVRALAQRSATAAKDIRGLITASLDKTDNGARKADDAAAVMGEMVQSVERVATIVAEIGQASQTQRAGIDEVNAAVAEIDQLTGQNAALVGTAAAASASLQGQAAQLLEAIGAFKLYDSAEAMRVHEAMSDEEAESTYTDSYGLQAANAPLLTA, from the coding sequence ATGCGAGACACCGCTCTATTGCTCGAAGCCTCCTACCGCCGGGTCGACCGGGCCATGCTGCCCCTGCTATGGGCGTTGTTCATCATCGCCCTGTGCCTGGCGCCGCAGTATGGCCGCTGGACCTCCGCACTGGCGGTCGGCGTGCCGGCGGTGTTGCTGCCCACCTTGCTGATCGTCTGGCTGCCTTCGCGGCTGTTCACGCGACTGACGGTGGCCACGGCGCTCATGGTGTTCGCCGCCCTGCAGATCCACCTGCTTTCCGGCATGACGGAAATGCATTTCGGCGTGTTCGTGCTGCTGTCGCTGCTGCTGGCCTACCGGGACTGGCGGCCCATCGCCTGTGCCGCGGTGGTTATTGCGATCCACCATGTGTCCTTCAACTTCCTGCAGCAGTGGGGCTACAGCGTGTCCTGCTTCACGCAGCCGGGACTGCGCATCGTCGCCCTGCACGCGGCCTATCTGGTGGTCCAGGCCGGCGCGCTGGGCTGGCTCGCCTGGCGCATGGAGAAGGACGCGGTCGCGGCGGAAGAACTCGCCCGCCTGAGCGCGCACCTGGGCCGTGAAGCCGGCGTGTTCGACCTGCGCTTCGGCCGCCTGGACCTGAACAGCGAGCTGGCCGGCGCCTTCAAGAACACGATGGACGCGGTCCATCGCACCCTGAACCACGTGCGCGTGAACGCGCTGGCCATGTCCGGCGCGACGCGCGAACTGACGCAGGGCAATGCGGAACTGGAACAGCGCACCCGCACGCAGGCGGACTCCCTGCAACGCACGGTGGCGTCGATGCAAATGCTGGCCGACAACGTCCACAACAATGCTTCCAATGCGAACACCGCCGCCCAGCTGGCGGTGGCCGCCCGTCAGGTCGCGGGGACCGGCAGCCAGGCGGTGACCGAAGTAGCCGGCGTCATGGGCGAAATCCGCCAGGAGGCGCAGAAGATTTCGGAAATCACCGGCCTCATCGACAGCATCGCATTCCAGACCAACATCCTGGCCCTGAACGCCGCGGTGGAAGCGGCCCGCGCCGGCGAAAGCGGCCGCGGCTTTGCCGTGGTGGCGTCCGAAGTGCGTGCACTGGCCCAGCGCAGCGCCACCGCCGCCAAGGATATTCGCGGGCTGATCACCGCGTCATTGGACAAGACCGACAACGGCGCGCGCAAGGCCGACGATGCCGCCGCGGTCATGGGCGAGATGGTCCAAAGCGTCGAGCGCGTGGCGACCATCGTCGCGGAGATCGGCCAGGCCAGCCAGACTCAGCGCGCCGGGATCGATGAAGTGAATGCCGCCGTGGCGGAGATCGACCAGTTGACGGGGCAGAATGCCGCGCTGGTAGGCACCGCGGCCGCCGCATCGGCCTCGCTGCAGGGCCAGGCCGCGCAGTTGCTGGAAGCGATCGGTGCGTTCAAGCTGTACGACAGCGCGGAAGCGATGCGCGTGCATGAAGCGATGTCCGACGAGGAAGCCGAATCGACCTATACCGACTCGTATGGGTTGCAAGCCGCCAACGCGCCTTTGCTCACGGCTTGA
- a CDS encoding GntR family transcriptional regulator has translation MDWLSSPVGQESFEEIKNTSLGKLVRDRLLSQILAGEFEPGQPLRESELVERLKVSRVPVREALRELESSGMVVSRKHSGVYVRELTDAEVADLYQFRSLLDSHAGRAASRLPADRRQGLVQALEPCTEAMDAAIREANPQAYYRENLRFHWLFIEYAGNREIAKTYREVIQKLHLARLKNLSSEPHREQSNAEHKQIVKALRESCSAAQAEDCARLLADHVINAHDRLSAM, from the coding sequence ATGGACTGGTTGTCTTCCCCCGTCGGGCAGGAAAGCTTCGAGGAAATCAAGAACACCTCGCTGGGCAAGCTGGTGCGCGACCGCCTGCTCAGCCAGATCCTGGCCGGCGAGTTCGAGCCCGGGCAGCCGCTGCGGGAATCGGAGCTGGTGGAGCGCCTGAAGGTCTCGCGCGTCCCCGTGCGCGAAGCGCTGCGCGAGCTGGAAAGCTCAGGCATGGTGGTGTCCCGCAAGCACTCCGGCGTATATGTGCGCGAGCTGACCGATGCCGAGGTCGCGGATCTCTATCAATTCCGATCGCTGCTGGACAGCCATGCCGGCCGCGCCGCGTCGCGCTTGCCCGCCGACCGCCGCCAGGGCCTGGTCCAGGCGCTGGAGCCCTGCACCGAGGCCATGGATGCCGCCATCCGCGAAGCCAATCCGCAGGCCTACTACCGCGAAAACCTGCGCTTTCATTGGCTGTTCATCGAATACGCCGGCAATCGCGAGATCGCCAAGACCTATCGCGAGGTGATCCAGAAATTGCACCTGGCGCGGCTGAAGAACCTGTCGTCCGAACCGCATCGCGAGCAATCCAACGCGGAGCACAAGCAGATCGTCAAGGCCTTGCGGGAATCATGCAGCGCGGCGCAGGCCGAGGACTGCGCGCGCCTGCTCGCCGATCACGTCATCAACGCCCACGATCGCCTGTCGGCCATGTGA